The Thermoanaerobaculia bacterium genome contains the following window.
AATTCACGCGCCGTTCGTTTTTCCGGGACGGCCGCGATAAGGTCTCGTCCGGAGGTCCATGCCGAACTACAAGCTGACGATCGAGTACGACGGCACGCGCTACCGCGGCTGGCAGACGCAAAAGAACACGGACCGGACGGTCGCCGCGGTGCTCGAGCGCGCCGCGGCGTCGCTTTTCGGCGAGCCGGTAAGGCTGATCGGCGCCGGGCGCACGGACGCGGGCGTCCACGCGCTCGGACAGGTCGCGAATTTCCGGGCCGCGAAGCGTCTCGCGGGACTCGAGATCCAGTACGGGATCAACGACGGGCTCCCGCCCGACGTGAACGTCCTGTCGGTCGAGGAGGTCGACGACGCCTTCCACGCGCGCCACGACGCGGTGTCGCGCGAGTACGAGTACCGGGTCTCGCGGGTGCGCACCGCCTTCGAAAAGCCCTTCGTCTGGTGGGTCCGGGATGCGCTCGACGCCGCCGCGATGGGCGAGGCCGCCTCGCAGTTCGTCGGCGACCACGACTTCTCCTCGTTCTGCGAGAATCCCGCGGGCCAGACGTCGACGCGCGTGCGCGTCGAGCGCTGCGAGGCGGTCGAGGGCGGTTCGAAGGTCCTGCTGCGCGTCGCGGCGTCCCATTTCCTCTGGAAGATGATCCGCCGCATGACGGGGACGCTCGTCGAAGTCGGACGGGGACACCTCGCGCCCGACGCCGTCGCCGCGTTCCTCGCCCGTCCCTCGCGCGAGCCCGCGCGGTGGACCGCCCCGCCGTCCGGTCTCTTTCTCGCGCGCGTCGTCTATCCGGCGGCAGGAATGCCGCCGAAGCCCCGTCCGGCCGCGCCCGCACGCCGCGGACCCGCTCCGCCGCGGCGGCGCGCGCCGTGAACGCGCCCGTCACCCGCCTCTTCGTCGCGGTCGACCCTTCCGATCCGGTGTGCGAGACGCTCGCCGGAGCGTGCCGCGGCCTCGACGGCGCCCGCTGGACGCGGCCGGACCAGTACCACGTCACCCTGC
Protein-coding sequences here:
- the truA gene encoding tRNA pseudouridine(38-40) synthase TruA → MPNYKLTIEYDGTRYRGWQTQKNTDRTVAAVLERAAASLFGEPVRLIGAGRTDAGVHALGQVANFRAAKRLAGLEIQYGINDGLPPDVNVLSVEEVDDAFHARHDAVSREYEYRVSRVRTAFEKPFVWWVRDALDAAAMGEAASQFVGDHDFSSFCENPAGQTSTRVRVERCEAVEGGSKVLLRVAASHFLWKMIRRMTGTLVEVGRGHLAPDAVAAFLARPSREPARWTAPPSGLFLARVVYPAAGMPPKPRPAAPARRGPAPPRRRAP